A single region of the Kineosporiaceae bacterium SCSIO 59966 genome encodes:
- the mshD gene encoding mycothiol synthase — protein sequence MRLSVTSAGNRTSVLALPGVRITDELFRHVGDTGTGPGRVGSPARAAVAATRRLRRVNDVRITTPDHLAPEDVEAVTALVAAAAAQDGASPVSEHTELALRRGGDGLRQVLARAGSDVVGWAGVTGGGHATGGDDATGGGHATGGDDATGGDDATGGDGASAEVVVHPYHRRRGIGRRLVTAVLDHGPRTRFWAHGDLPAARALAAALGLVKVRELWVMRRPATDPLPDLTVPPGVRLRAFRPGQDDDAWVALNAAAFAEHPEQGAMTVRDLRERMAEPWFDADGFIVAEDAATGEMLGFHWTKTHPAEGDQRPVGEVYVVGVAPAAQGRGLGRVLTLAGLHHLARHGLEEVLLYVEADNDPAVRVYSGLGFTRSSADVQYAHPLPTPR from the coding sequence ATGAGGCTGTCGGTCACGTCGGCAGGGAACCGCACCTCGGTCCTGGCACTTCCCGGCGTCCGCATCACGGACGAGTTGTTCAGACACGTCGGCGACACGGGCACCGGGCCGGGCCGCGTGGGATCGCCGGCCCGCGCGGCAGTCGCCGCGACTCGTAGGCTGCGCCGGGTGAACGACGTCCGGATCACGACCCCCGACCACCTGGCTCCCGAGGACGTCGAGGCGGTCACCGCCCTGGTGGCCGCCGCCGCCGCGCAGGACGGCGCCAGCCCGGTGTCGGAGCACACCGAGCTCGCCCTGCGCCGGGGCGGGGACGGGCTGCGGCAGGTCCTCGCGCGCGCCGGCTCGGACGTCGTCGGCTGGGCGGGCGTCACCGGCGGGGGCCATGCCACCGGCGGGGACGATGCCACCGGCGGGGGCCATGCCACCGGCGGGGACGATGCCACCGGCGGGGACGATGCCACCGGCGGGGACGGCGCGTCGGCCGAGGTCGTCGTCCACCCGTACCACCGCCGGCGAGGGATCGGCCGCCGGCTGGTGACCGCCGTCCTGGACCACGGGCCCCGGACGCGGTTCTGGGCCCACGGCGACCTGCCGGCGGCCCGGGCACTGGCTGCGGCCCTCGGGCTGGTGAAGGTGCGCGAGCTGTGGGTCATGCGCCGCCCGGCGACCGACCCGCTGCCCGACCTCACCGTGCCGCCGGGGGTGCGGCTGCGCGCCTTCCGACCCGGTCAGGACGACGACGCCTGGGTCGCGCTCAACGCCGCCGCCTTCGCGGAGCACCCGGAGCAGGGCGCGATGACGGTGCGGGACCTGCGGGAGCGGATGGCCGAGCCGTGGTTCGACGCCGACGGCTTCATCGTCGCCGAGGACGCCGCGACCGGGGAGATGCTCGGGTTCCACTGGACGAAGACCCACCCCGCCGAGGGCGACCAGCGGCCAGTCGGAGAGGTGTACGTCGTCGGGGTGGCCCCCGCGGCACAGGGGCGGGGGCTCGGCCGGGTGCTCACCCTCGCCGGGTTGCACCACCTGGCCCGCCATGGTCTGGAGGAGGTGCTGCTGTACGTCGAGGCGGACAACGACCCCGCCGTCCGGGTCTACTCCGGCCTCGGGTTCACCCGCTCCTCCGCCGACGTCCAGTACGCCCACCCCCTCCCCACCCCTCGGTGA
- a CDS encoding RNA degradosome polyphosphate kinase: protein MSQPATRTSRLRHGESSTRASSTGLTRAATVTPAGADGAELPADRFLDRELSWLAFNERVLELAEDETQPLLERVRFLAIFASNLDEFFMVRVAGLKRRIATGLAVTAASGLEPREVLDAISERAHELTARHARVFTESVRPALAQQNITLVRWHDLSDAEQARLHAFFRQNVFPVLTPLAVDPAHPFPYISGLSLNLAVVVQNPTSGKEHFARVKVPPLLPRFVEVDTTGRGARFVPLEEIIAVHLDQLFPGMTVLQHHTFRVTRNEDLEVEEDDAENLLQALEKELLRRRFGPPVRLELAADADDTVRDLLVRELGVHDKEVYDLPEPLDLRGLNDVADLERNDLHYPKFVPRTHRQLTQGRETAKPSDVFAAIRQRDILLHHPYDSFSTSVQAFLEQAADDPQVLAIKQTLYRTSGDSPIIDALIDAAESGKQVLALVEIKARFDEQANITWARKLEQAGVHVVYGIVGLKTHAKLSLVVRQEAGRLRRYCHVGTGNYNPKTARLYEDLGLLTCDDDVGEDLAKLFNQLSGYAPKTTYRRLLVAPHYLRNGLIDHIEREVDHHRAGRPAAVRLKFNSLVDEAIIDALYRASRAGVPVDISVRGICALRPGVPGLSETIRVRSVLGRFLEHSRVFWFANGGDPLAYIGSADMMHRNLDRRVEALVRLTDPELIATAGELVALAVDDRTSSWHLGPDGVWTRHAVDEDGRPLRDLQQHLIDLNRGQPATRRLT from the coding sequence ATGAGTCAGCCGGCCACCCGGACCAGCCGCCTCCGGCACGGGGAGAGCTCGACCCGAGCCTCCTCCACCGGCCTGACGCGTGCGGCCACCGTCACCCCGGCCGGCGCCGACGGGGCCGAGCTGCCCGCCGACCGCTTCCTCGACCGGGAGCTCAGCTGGCTGGCGTTCAACGAGCGGGTCCTGGAGCTCGCCGAGGACGAGACCCAGCCGCTGCTCGAACGGGTCCGCTTCCTGGCGATCTTCGCGAGCAACCTCGACGAGTTCTTCATGGTCCGGGTGGCCGGGCTCAAGCGCCGGATCGCGACCGGCCTCGCCGTCACCGCGGCGTCCGGGCTCGAGCCCCGTGAGGTCCTCGACGCGATCAGCGAGCGCGCCCACGAGCTGACCGCCCGCCACGCCCGGGTGTTCACCGAGTCGGTGCGCCCCGCCCTGGCCCAGCAGAACATCACCTTGGTCCGCTGGCACGACCTGTCGGACGCCGAGCAGGCCAGGTTGCACGCGTTCTTCCGGCAGAACGTGTTCCCGGTGCTCACCCCGCTCGCGGTGGACCCGGCCCACCCCTTCCCGTACATCAGCGGGCTGTCCCTCAACCTCGCCGTCGTCGTGCAGAACCCCACCTCGGGCAAGGAGCACTTCGCCCGGGTCAAGGTGCCGCCGCTGCTGCCCCGCTTCGTCGAGGTCGACACGACCGGGCGCGGTGCCCGGTTCGTCCCCCTCGAGGAGATCATCGCCGTTCACCTCGACCAGCTCTTCCCGGGCATGACGGTGCTGCAGCACCACACGTTCCGGGTCACCCGCAACGAGGACCTCGAGGTCGAGGAGGACGACGCCGAGAACCTGCTCCAGGCGCTGGAGAAGGAGCTGCTGCGGCGCCGGTTCGGGCCACCGGTGCGCCTCGAGCTCGCCGCGGACGCCGACGACACGGTGCGGGACCTGCTCGTGCGCGAACTCGGCGTCCACGACAAGGAGGTCTACGACCTGCCCGAGCCGCTCGACCTGCGCGGGCTCAACGACGTCGCGGACCTCGAGCGCAACGACCTGCACTACCCGAAGTTCGTGCCCCGCACCCACCGTCAGCTCACCCAGGGCCGGGAGACCGCCAAGCCCAGCGACGTCTTCGCGGCGATCCGGCAGCGGGACATCCTGCTGCACCACCCGTACGACTCGTTCTCCACGAGCGTGCAGGCCTTCCTGGAGCAGGCGGCCGACGACCCGCAGGTGCTGGCGATCAAGCAGACGCTGTACCGCACGAGCGGCGACTCCCCGATCATCGACGCGCTCATCGACGCCGCCGAGTCCGGCAAGCAGGTGCTGGCCCTCGTGGAGATCAAGGCACGCTTCGACGAGCAGGCGAACATCACCTGGGCCCGCAAGCTCGAGCAGGCAGGCGTGCACGTCGTCTACGGCATCGTCGGCCTGAAGACCCACGCCAAGCTCAGTCTCGTCGTCCGGCAGGAGGCCGGACGGCTGCGGCGCTACTGCCACGTCGGCACGGGCAACTACAACCCCAAGACCGCTCGTCTGTACGAGGACCTCGGCCTGCTGACCTGCGACGACGACGTGGGCGAGGACCTGGCCAAGCTGTTCAACCAGCTCTCCGGGTACGCACCGAAGACCACCTACCGCCGGCTGCTCGTCGCCCCGCACTACCTGCGCAACGGCCTCATCGACCACATCGAGCGGGAGGTGGACCACCACCGCGCCGGCCGCCCCGCCGCCGTGCGGCTCAAGTTCAACTCCCTGGTCGACGAGGCGATCATCGACGCCCTGTACCGGGCGTCCCGGGCCGGTGTGCCGGTGGACATCTCGGTCCGCGGCATCTGCGCGCTGCGTCCGGGCGTGCCGGGGCTGTCCGAGACGATCCGGGTCCGCAGCGTGCTCGGCCGCTTCCTCGAGCACAGCCGGGTGTTCTGGTTCGCCAACGGCGGCGACCCGCTGGCGTACATCGGCAGCGCGGACATGATGCACCGCAACCTCGACCGGCGGGTGGAGGCGCTCGTCCGGCTCACCGACCCCGAGCTGATCGCGACCGCCGGCGAGCTCGTCGCGCTCGCGGTGGACGACCGGACGTCGTCCTGGCACCTCGGCCCGGACGGCGTGTGGACGCGGCACGCCGTCGACGAGGACGGCAGGCCGCTGCGAGACCTGCAGCAGCACCTCATCGACCTCAACCGGGGGCAGCCGGCCACCCGGCGGCTCACGTGA
- a CDS encoding NUDIX hydrolase: MAQDAGRSARRDGRCGTVLAAGALCWRRRPDGTLEVLLVHRPAYDDWSWPKGKLDDDEPAAVAAVREVEEETGLRVTLGIPLPPARYRLASSLDKHVAYWAAHVPDAELPAPPRPQEVDRAEWVGADEAMQRLTRRGDRQQLQALLDADAEGILDTYALLVLRHGDAVARATWPGPDDERPLDPRGREQAAALVGLLGAWSPARVVSSPAARCTQTVEPFVRATGTPLRTKGRLSEDGHRADPTTVRAYVSRLLARGESAVVCTHRPVLGTLLGALAGNATPGVADGIPRRDPFLAPAEVLVLHVSRRSGRVVATERHRPCD; this comes from the coding sequence GTGGCGCAGGACGCCGGCCGGTCCGCCCGCCGGGACGGCCGCTGCGGCACCGTCCTGGCGGCCGGCGCCCTGTGCTGGCGGCGTCGTCCGGACGGCACCCTGGAGGTGCTGCTGGTCCACCGCCCCGCCTACGACGACTGGTCGTGGCCGAAGGGCAAGCTGGACGACGACGAGCCGGCCGCGGTGGCCGCCGTCCGGGAGGTCGAGGAGGAGACCGGCCTGCGGGTCACCCTCGGCATCCCGCTGCCCCCGGCGCGCTACCGGCTGGCGTCCTCGCTGGACAAGCACGTCGCGTACTGGGCCGCGCACGTCCCGGACGCCGAGCTGCCGGCGCCGCCGCGGCCCCAGGAGGTCGACCGTGCGGAGTGGGTCGGTGCGGACGAGGCGATGCAGCGGCTCACCCGCCGCGGTGACCGCCAGCAGCTGCAGGCCCTCCTCGACGCGGACGCCGAAGGGATCCTGGACACCTACGCGTTGCTCGTGCTGCGTCACGGGGACGCCGTCGCCCGCGCGACGTGGCCCGGCCCGGACGACGAGCGGCCCCTGGACCCCCGGGGGCGCGAGCAGGCCGCGGCCCTGGTCGGTCTGCTCGGCGCCTGGAGCCCGGCACGGGTGGTGAGCAGCCCCGCCGCCCGGTGCACGCAGACCGTCGAGCCGTTCGTCCGGGCGACCGGCACGCCGTTGCGGACCAAGGGCCGGCTGTCGGAGGACGGGCACCGGGCGGACCCGACGACGGTGCGCGCCTACGTCTCCCGGCTGCTGGCCCGCGGCGAGTCCGCCGTGGTGTGCACGCACCGGCCGGTGCTCGGCACCCTGCTCGGCGCCCTGGCCGGCAACGCCACCCCTGGCGTCGCGGACGGCATCCCGCGCCGGGACCCGTTCCTGGCACCGGCGGAGGTGCTGGTGCTGCACGTGTCCCGGCGCAGCGGCCGGGTGGTCGCCACCGAGCGGCACCGGCCCTGCGACTGA
- a CDS encoding CsbD family protein produces the protein MGMDDKLSNKGEDLGGKAKEATGRATGDEEMETEGRADQVKADLKQAGEKVKDAFKK, from the coding sequence ATGGGCATGGACGACAAGCTGAGCAACAAGGGCGAGGACCTCGGCGGCAAGGCCAAGGAGGCCACCGGCCGGGCCACCGGCGACGAGGAGATGGAGACCGAGGGCCGCGCCGACCAGGTGAAGGCCGACCTCAAGCAGGCCGGCGAGAAGGTCAAGGACGCGTTCAAGAAGTAG
- a CDS encoding AI-2E family transporter — protein MRTDRDPTRPDRDLWTDGLGRAAVRSLQVLLVVTLVVVVAYAGVSLRLVVVPFLIATLIAAAAAPLVAWLGRRGVPRTLGVWLTMLAGLGAIGGTGWLVGRAVTDQWDELVQGAQEGLDELLRFLTEGPLGLSQQQLDAALQSLAELLQSSGVQSGAISGATLVAEVITGILLGFVLLFFVLRDGDQIWAFIRQFLPERDDDRYELVAARSVDVLGGYVRGTAVIAFVDAVLIGIALAVLKVPLALPLAAVVFLGAFVPLVGATVAGALAALIALVSNGLVTALIVVAVVVAINQIEGDVLAPVVLGRSLSLHPLAILLALTAGTILAGIIGAILAVPFAALAWMVVSTWREPPPVHEPPEPSADPQGAVP, from the coding sequence ATGAGAACGGACCGCGACCCGACCAGACCGGACCGGGACCTGTGGACCGACGGGCTCGGACGGGCCGCCGTCCGCAGCCTGCAGGTCCTGCTCGTCGTGACGCTCGTCGTCGTCGTCGCCTACGCCGGGGTGTCCCTGCGGCTCGTCGTCGTGCCCTTCCTCATCGCCACCCTGATCGCCGCCGCCGCCGCGCCGCTGGTGGCGTGGCTGGGCCGGCGAGGGGTTCCACGAACCCTCGGCGTGTGGTTGACCATGCTCGCCGGGCTGGGGGCGATCGGCGGGACAGGGTGGCTCGTCGGCCGCGCGGTGACCGACCAGTGGGACGAGCTGGTGCAGGGCGCCCAGGAGGGTCTGGACGAGCTCCTCCGGTTCCTCACCGAGGGGCCGCTCGGGCTGAGTCAGCAGCAGCTGGACGCGGCGCTCCAGTCCCTCGCCGAGCTGCTGCAGAGCTCCGGCGTCCAGTCGGGGGCGATCTCGGGCGCCACCCTGGTCGCCGAGGTGATCACCGGCATCCTCCTCGGCTTCGTGCTGCTGTTCTTCGTGCTGCGTGACGGGGACCAGATCTGGGCGTTCATCCGGCAGTTCCTGCCCGAGCGCGACGACGACCGCTACGAGCTCGTCGCCGCCCGGTCGGTCGACGTCCTCGGTGGGTACGTGCGGGGGACGGCGGTGATCGCGTTCGTCGACGCCGTCCTCATCGGCATCGCCCTCGCGGTGCTCAAGGTGCCGCTGGCCCTGCCGCTCGCCGCCGTCGTGTTCCTCGGTGCCTTCGTGCCGCTCGTGGGGGCGACCGTGGCCGGGGCGCTCGCCGCGCTCATCGCCCTGGTCTCCAACGGCCTGGTCACCGCCCTCATCGTCGTCGCGGTCGTCGTCGCCATCAACCAGATCGAGGGGGACGTGCTGGCCCCGGTGGTGCTGGGCCGCAGCCTGTCGCTGCACCCGCTGGCCATCCTGCTCGCCCTGACCGCCGGGACGATCCTTGCCGGGATCATCGGCGCGATCCTCGCGGTCCCGTTCGCCGCCTTGGCCTGGATGGTCGTCTCGACCTGGCGGGAGCCGCCCCCGGTCCACGAACCGCCGGAGCCGTCCGCGGACCCGCAGGGGGCGGTGCCCTGA
- a CDS encoding HlyC/CorC family transporter, with translation MSDLTALGVAVLLLIANAFFVGAEFALISARRTQIEPRAEAGSRFARITLRAMENVSLMMAGAQLGITMASLGLGAVGEPAVAHLLEPLFEAVGLPEGLVHPVALVVALAIVVTLHMVLGEMVPKNIAIAGPERSAIALGPLLYGFVTVLKPVIVALNALANVVLRVIRVQPQDEVTSTFTADEVAGFIAQSRREGLLDDDEHDLLTGALEFTDATVRAVVLAVDDLVTVPQDVSVADLEAVCARTGFSRFPVVDDRGDLSGYVHLKDVLGTPAARRDEPVHRKWVRPLVTVGVDQSLRDALATMQARGAHLARVVDPHDDRLLGVAALEDVLEELVGDVVDAGQHRQ, from the coding sequence ATGAGTGACCTCACCGCCCTCGGCGTCGCCGTCCTGCTGCTCATCGCCAACGCCTTCTTCGTCGGCGCCGAGTTCGCGCTGATCTCCGCCCGCCGCACCCAGATCGAGCCTCGAGCCGAGGCCGGGTCGCGGTTCGCCCGGATCACGCTGCGGGCGATGGAGAACGTCTCGCTGATGATGGCCGGCGCCCAGCTCGGGATCACGATGGCCTCGCTCGGTCTCGGCGCGGTCGGCGAGCCCGCGGTCGCCCACCTGCTCGAGCCGCTGTTCGAGGCGGTCGGGCTGCCCGAGGGGCTCGTGCACCCGGTCGCCCTCGTCGTCGCGCTGGCGATCGTCGTGACCCTGCACATGGTGCTCGGCGAGATGGTGCCGAAGAACATCGCGATCGCCGGTCCGGAGCGGTCGGCGATCGCCCTCGGACCGTTGCTGTACGGGTTCGTCACCGTGCTCAAGCCGGTCATCGTCGCCCTCAACGCGCTCGCGAACGTCGTCCTGCGCGTCATTCGGGTCCAGCCGCAGGACGAGGTGACCTCGACGTTCACCGCCGACGAGGTCGCCGGCTTCATCGCCCAGTCCCGGCGGGAGGGCCTTCTGGACGACGACGAGCACGACCTGCTCACCGGTGCCCTGGAGTTCACCGACGCGACCGTGCGCGCCGTCGTCCTGGCCGTCGACGACCTCGTCACGGTCCCGCAGGACGTCAGCGTCGCCGACCTGGAGGCGGTGTGCGCCCGCACCGGCTTCTCCCGCTTCCCGGTGGTCGACGACCGCGGCGACCTGTCCGGCTACGTGCACCTCAAGGACGTGCTCGGCACGCCCGCGGCCCGGCGGGACGAGCCGGTGCACCGCAAGTGGGTGCGGCCGCTCGTCACCGTCGGGGTCGACCAGTCGCTGCGCGACGCGCTGGCGACCATGCAGGCCCGGGGGGCGCACCTGGCCCGGGTCGTCGACCCCCACGACGACCGGCTCCTGGGCGTGGCCGCGCTCGAGGACGTGCTCGAGGAGCTGGTCGGGGACGTCGTCGACGCCGGCCAGCACCGGCAGTGA
- a CDS encoding HlyC/CorC family transporter — MPELLLLGLAVLLIVANALFVAAEFSLVTVDRPSVERLAETGDRRAGGLLAALRRLSTQLSGAQLGITVTSLVVGYLAEPSLGELLRGPLGLTGLPDAAVTGTAFTVAFVVVTATQMVFGELVPKNWAIAEPMRVGRAVAGFQRGFTWAAGPLLVVLNGMANGIVRALGMEPAEELASARSGAELVSLARRSAERGTLEESTAELLARSIEFGDRRAADVMTPRPRVRFVEAGQAVADVLELVSATGHARFPVIEDGVDDVIGMVHFKHAVAVPPQERATRTVREVVHDLPAVPASMELDPLLGVLRRSGPQMALVVDEYGGTDGIVTLEDLVEEIVGEIEDEQDRPVGRVRELPGGGWVLSGLLRPDEVQDLTGLRLPDAEESDTLGGLVTEHLGRMPAVGDSVDLVAADVEDRDADGVPAPVPVTLEVTRLDGRRVDRLRFTRHPVPEGDDE; from the coding sequence ATGCCTGAGCTTCTGCTCCTGGGTCTCGCGGTTCTGCTCATCGTCGCCAACGCCCTGTTCGTCGCCGCCGAGTTCTCCCTGGTCACCGTCGACCGCCCCTCGGTGGAGCGTCTCGCCGAGACCGGGGACCGCCGGGCGGGGGGTCTGCTCGCCGCGCTGCGGCGGCTGTCCACCCAGCTGTCCGGGGCCCAGCTCGGCATCACCGTCACCTCGCTCGTCGTCGGCTACCTCGCCGAGCCGTCGCTCGGGGAGCTCCTGCGCGGGCCGCTGGGTCTCACCGGCCTGCCGGACGCCGCGGTCACGGGGACCGCGTTCACCGTGGCCTTCGTCGTCGTCACCGCCACCCAGATGGTGTTCGGCGAGCTGGTCCCGAAGAACTGGGCGATCGCCGAGCCGATGCGGGTCGGTCGGGCCGTTGCCGGGTTCCAGCGGGGCTTCACCTGGGCCGCCGGGCCGCTGCTCGTCGTCCTCAACGGGATGGCGAACGGGATCGTGCGGGCCCTGGGGATGGAGCCGGCCGAGGAGCTGGCCTCCGCCCGCAGCGGCGCCGAGCTCGTCTCGCTGGCCAGGCGCTCGGCCGAGCGGGGAACCCTGGAGGAGAGCACCGCCGAGCTGCTCGCCCGCTCCATCGAGTTCGGGGACCGGCGCGCCGCCGACGTCATGACCCCCCGGCCCAGGGTCCGGTTCGTGGAGGCCGGCCAGGCGGTCGCCGACGTCCTGGAGCTGGTGTCCGCCACCGGCCACGCCCGGTTCCCGGTCATCGAGGACGGCGTCGACGACGTCATCGGGATGGTCCACTTCAAGCACGCCGTCGCCGTCCCACCGCAGGAGCGGGCGACGCGCACCGTGCGCGAGGTGGTGCACGACCTGCCCGCGGTGCCCGCGAGCATGGAGCTCGACCCGCTTCTCGGCGTGCTGCGCCGGTCGGGCCCGCAGATGGCCCTCGTCGTCGACGAGTACGGCGGCACCGACGGCATCGTAACCCTCGAGGACCTCGTCGAGGAGATCGTCGGCGAGATCGAGGACGAGCAGGACCGACCCGTCGGCCGGGTCCGCGAGCTGCCCGGCGGCGGGTGGGTGCTGTCCGGCCTGCTGCGCCCCGACGAGGTGCAGGACCTCACCGGGCTGCGCCTGCCGGACGCCGAGGAGTCCGACACCCTCGGCGGCCTGGTCACCGAGCACCTCGGCCGGATGCCCGCCGTCGGCGACTCGGTCGACCTCGTGGCCGCCGACGTCGAGGACCGGGACGCCGACGGCGTGCCCGCCCCCGTGCCGGTCACCCTGGAGGTGACCCGGCTCGACGGCCGCCGGGTCGACCGGCTGCGGTTCACCCGGCACCCGGTGCCGGAGGGTGACGATGAGTGA
- the pstS gene encoding phosphate ABC transporter substrate-binding protein PstS, with translation MKRSITGRAAFLPAAVILALGLTACGAANEPETDPAGNGETDGGTTSSEVTDSEVTGTISGAGSSAQGAAMQAWIAGFTEVAPEATVNYDPIGSGGGREQFTSGGTDFGGSDAYLDEEEIAAAQETCGGEFIEFPAYISPIAVAYNLPGVDTLNLSASLIARIFDGKITNWNDPAIAELNPDAELPDLAITAVHRSDESGTTENFVDYLAKAAPEDWPYEVSGEWPAPGGEAAPQTQGVAAALNGGEGTIGYIDASQAGDLGVAAVQVGENFVEYSPEAAAAVVDAAEVVPDRPQYSYAIDLPRDTTEEGVYPIVLVSYQLACTTYEDEETANTVKAFFEYIISEEGQQASAEP, from the coding sequence GTGAAGCGCAGCATCACGGGTCGCGCGGCGTTCCTTCCGGCGGCCGTCATCCTGGCCCTCGGCCTGACCGCCTGCGGCGCCGCAAACGAACCAGAGACCGACCCTGCGGGGAACGGCGAGACCGATGGCGGCACCACGAGCAGCGAGGTCACCGACAGCGAGGTGACCGGCACCATCTCCGGCGCCGGATCGTCCGCGCAGGGTGCCGCGATGCAGGCCTGGATCGCCGGGTTCACCGAGGTGGCGCCCGAGGCCACCGTCAACTACGACCCCATCGGTTCCGGCGGCGGTCGAGAGCAGTTCACCTCCGGTGGTACCGACTTCGGCGGCTCTGACGCCTACCTCGACGAGGAGGAGATCGCGGCCGCCCAGGAGACCTGCGGGGGAGAGTTCATCGAGTTCCCCGCCTACATCAGCCCGATCGCGGTGGCCTACAACCTTCCGGGCGTCGACACGCTCAACCTGTCCGCCTCGCTGATCGCGCGCATCTTCGACGGCAAGATCACCAACTGGAACGACCCGGCGATCGCCGAGCTCAACCCGGACGCCGAGCTGCCCGACCTGGCGATCACCGCGGTGCACCGGTCCGACGAGTCCGGGACGACCGAGAACTTCGTCGACTACCTCGCGAAGGCCGCCCCGGAGGACTGGCCCTACGAGGTCAGCGGCGAGTGGCCGGCCCCGGGAGGCGAGGCCGCACCGCAGACGCAGGGTGTCGCCGCCGCGCTCAACGGTGGTGAGGGCACCATCGGCTACATCGACGCGTCGCAGGCCGGTGACCTCGGCGTCGCCGCCGTCCAGGTGGGCGAGAACTTCGTCGAGTACTCCCCCGAGGCAGCCGCCGCGGTGGTCGACGCAGCCGAGGTCGTCCCCGACCGCCCGCAGTACAGCTACGCGATCGACCTGCCGCGGGACACCACGGAAGAGGGCGTCTACCCCATCGTGCTGGTGTCCTACCAGCTGGCGTGCACGACGTACGAGGACGAGGAGACGGCCAACACCGTGAAGGCCTTCTTCGAGTACATCATCAGCGAGGAGGGCCAGCAGGCCTCTGCTGAGCCCTGA
- the pstC gene encoding phosphate ABC transporter permease subunit PstC, with product MTTPATARSGAPAGEGGDGLLVTRASRRPGDRIFSGAATTAGLVILVTLAGVFGFLLYEGYPALVADAEELPGGEGFLSFVGPLLFGTVLAAVIALLIATPLSIGIALFISHYAPRRVASTLGYIVDLLAAVPSVIYGLWGIFFLAPQLVPVFSWLATNLGFIPFFAGPPSATGRTMLTAGVVLAVMILPIMTAVNREVFLQTPRLLEEASLALGATRWEMIQMTVLPFGRSGMISGAMLGLGRALGETMAIALVLSPSNVVTVNLIGSVNTSTIAANIALDFPESSGLAVNALIASGLVLFALTFAVNFLARALIARRQEFSGANA from the coding sequence GTGACGACACCCGCCACAGCACGCAGCGGGGCCCCCGCCGGCGAAGGCGGAGACGGTCTCCTCGTCACCCGCGCCAGCCGCCGTCCAGGGGATCGCATCTTCTCAGGCGCGGCGACGACCGCCGGCCTCGTCATCCTGGTGACGCTGGCCGGTGTCTTCGGCTTCCTGCTCTACGAGGGCTACCCGGCACTTGTCGCCGACGCCGAGGAGCTGCCTGGCGGGGAGGGCTTCCTGTCCTTCGTGGGCCCCCTGCTCTTCGGCACGGTGCTCGCTGCGGTCATCGCCCTGCTCATCGCCACACCGCTGTCCATCGGGATCGCCCTGTTCATCTCGCACTACGCGCCACGCCGGGTGGCCTCCACGCTCGGGTACATCGTCGACCTGCTCGCCGCGGTCCCCAGCGTGATCTACGGCCTGTGGGGCATCTTCTTCCTCGCACCCCAGCTCGTTCCGGTGTTCAGCTGGCTGGCGACGAACCTCGGGTTCATCCCGTTCTTCGCCGGACCTCCGTCCGCGACCGGGCGGACCATGCTGACCGCAGGCGTGGTGCTGGCGGTGATGATCCTGCCCATCATGACGGCGGTGAACCGCGAGGTCTTCCTCCAGACTCCCCGGCTGCTCGAGGAGGCGTCCTTGGCCCTCGGGGCGACCCGGTGGGAGATGATCCAGATGACGGTTCTCCCGTTCGGCCGGTCCGGCATGATCAGCGGCGCGATGCTCGGCCTGGGCCGAGCGCTCGGCGAGACCATGGCGATCGCCCTGGTGCTGTCGCCCTCCAACGTCGTGACGGTCAACCTCATCGGCTCCGTCAACACCTCGACCATCGCGGCGAACATCGCCCTGGACTTCCCCGAGTCCAGCGGACTGGCAGTCAACGCGCTCATCGCCTCAGGCCTCGTGCTGTTCGCGCTGACTTTCGCCGTCAACTTCCTCGCCCGGGCACTGATCGCCCGCCGGCAGGAGTTCTCTGGAGCCAACGCATGA